One genomic window of Brienomyrus brachyistius isolate T26 chromosome 16, BBRACH_0.4, whole genome shotgun sequence includes the following:
- the dis3 gene encoding exosome complex exonuclease RRP44 — protein MLKSKTFVKKTRSGGIMKIVREHYLRDDIWCGSEFCVECKHDSTVLQKEAYIESDLCSSPHYIIPDTNVVLHQIDILEDPLIKNVIILQTVLQEIRHRSAPVYKRIKDVIHNATKHFYTFTNEHHRETFIEREQGESANDRNDRAIRTAAQWYSGHLKKAPDAQDLRIILLTNDKANKQKAEECGLSAYKCEEYIKSLIANPELVDRLALSSDDNNEITTSKVLFPEHLPLSRIQAGIKSGNLLQGTFRASRDNYLEATVFIQGDGEDSTEVLIQGLQNLNRAVHQDVVAVELLPRDAWASPSSLVLLDEGPKADSENVEEENVLKGSASSTESKPSGKVVGIIKRNWRPFCGMLSQSQIKEATRHLFTPADRRIPRIRIETRQAATLAGQRIMVAIDGWPKHSRYPNGHFVKALGNAGDKETETEVLLLEHDVPHLAFSQLVLSFLPKMPWAITEEDMKHRVDLRKLCVCSVDPPGCTDIDDALHCRELENGNLEIGVHIADVSHFIRPGTALDQEAASRGTTVYLCEKRIDMVPELLSSNLCSLRCSVDRLAFSCIWELNQDAEVLHTRFTKSVINSKASLTYAEAQMRIDDSSMNDDITKSLRGLNRLAKMLKKKRIEKGALTLSSPEVRFHMDSETHDPVDLQTKELKDTNSMVEEFMLLANISVAQKIYDEFSECALLRKHPAPPLSNYDILNKAAKSRDVVIQTDSAKTLADSLDRAQIEDFPYFNTLLRILATRCMMQAVYFCSGMDSDFHHYGLASPIYTHFTSPIRRYADIIVHRLLAVAIGADCTDPDLLDKHKRSALCNNLNYRHKMAQYAQRASVALHTQLFFKSRGVLNEEGFILFVRKNAIIVLIPKLGLEGTVFFESKDRITPPLTFNEEGPTLTVQNHTFHLFDRVKVTLSLDSSNIQHQKIRMSIIEPVIPGVSVDPPEMEPQTKKARLEH, from the exons ATGCTTAAGTCaaaaacatttgtgaaaaaaaCCCGTTCCGGTGGGATTATGAAGATAGTCCGTGAGCATTATCTAAGAGATGACATTTGGTGTGGAAGTGAATTTTGTGTTGAATGCAAACATGATTCAACTGTGCTGCAGAAAGAAGCATACATCGAAAGCGACTTGTGTTCGTCCCCTCACTACATAATTCCAGATACAAACGTTGTATTACATCAG ATTGATATTCTGGAAGATCCTTTGATCAAGAACGTGATAATTCTGCAAACAGTTCTGCAAGAGATCAGACATAGAAGTGCCCCAGTCTACAAAAGAATCAAAGACGTCATCCATAATGCAACAAAACATTTCTACACTTTCACTAATGAACATCACAG GGAAACGTTCATCGAGCGAGAGCAGGGAGAGAGCGCAAATGACAGAAATGACAGAGCGATCCGCACTGCAGCGCAGTGGTACAGTGGACACTTGAAAAAGGCCCCAGATGCTCAGGACCTGAGGATAATTTTACTTACGAATGACAAAGCGAACAAGCAGAAAGCGGAGGAGTGTGGTCTGAGTGCATATAAAT GTGAAGAGTATATAAAGAGTTTGATTGCTAATCCTGAGCTGGTGGACCGACTTGCTTTAAGTTCAGATGACAAC AATGAAATCACAACCAGTAAAGTTCTCTTCCCGGAGCATCTTCCCCTCTCCCGCATCCAGGCCGGGATCAAGAGTGGGAATCTCCTCCAAGGGACATTCCGCGCTAGCAGGGATAATTACCTTGAGGCCACTGTCTTCATACAAGGCGACGGAGAGGATAGCACGGAG GTTCTGATCCAAGGCCTGCAGAATTTGAACCGGGCCGTTCACCAGGATGTGGTGGCCGTGGAGCTGCTGCCGCGGGATGCCTGGGCTTCCCCCTCCTCCTTGGTTCTCCTGGACGAGGGCCCCAAGGCTGACTCTGAGAACGTGGAAGAGGAGAATGTG CTGAAGGGCTCTGCCAGCAGCACCGAGTCGAAACCTTCCGGAAAGGTGGTGGGCATTATTAAACGAAACTGGAGACCTTTCTGTGGGATGCTTTCTCAGTCCCAAATCAAAGAG GCAACAAGACATTTATTCACACCGGCTGACCGTCGTATTCCCAGGATCAGAATAGAAACCCGGCAGGCCGCGACCTTGGCGGGTCAGAGGATCATGGTGGCCATTGATGGCTGGCCCAAGCATTCTAGATACCCCAAC GGTCACTTCGTGAAGGCGTTGGGTAACGCCGGGGATAAGGAGACGGAGACGGAGGTGCTGCTGCTGGAGCATGACGTTCCTCACCTGGCTTTCTCTCAGCTTGTTCTCAGCTTCCTTCCCAAAATGCCTTGGGCCATCACAGAAGAG GACATGAAACATCGCGTTGACCTGAGGaagttgtgtgtgtgcagtgtggaCCCTCCCGGATGTACGGACATTGACGACGCCCTTCACTGTCGAGAGCTGGAGAATGGGAATCTGGAG ATTGGTGTCCATATAGCCGATGTCAGCCATTTCATCAGGCCTGGGACTGCACTGGACCAGGAGGCAGCTAGTAGGGGCACGACAGTGTATCTCTGTGAAAAG AGAATCGATATGGTGCCGGAATTGCTGAGTTCCAATCTGTGCTCTCTGCGTTGCAGCGTGGACAG ACTGGCGTTTTCCTGCATATGGGAACTGAACCAGGACGCTGAAGTTCTCCACACGCGATTCACAAAAAGCGTAATAAACTCCAAG GCCTCGCTCACATACGCCGAGGCACAGATGAGGATAGACGATTCCAGCATGAATGATGACATCACCAAGAGCCTGCGGGGGCTAAACAGGCTAGCAAAGATGCTTAAAAAGAAGAGAATTGAAAAGGG TGCACTGACCCTGTCTTCTCCTGAAGTTCGCTTCCACATGGACAGTGAGACCCATGACCCAGTAGATCTCCAAACCAAAGAACTCAA GGATACCAACTCCATGGTTGAAGAGTTCATGTTGCTGGCCAACATATCGGTAGCGCAGAAGATCTACGATGAGTTTTCTGAGTGTGCTCTGCTCAGGAAACATCCAGCTCCACCGCTGTCCAACTATGACATCTTGAACAAGGCTGCCAAGTCAAGA GACGTTGTGATCCAGACAGACTCCGCTAAGACCCTGGCTGACTCGCTGGACAGGGCTCAGATTGAGGACTTCCCGTACTTCAACACTCTGCTGCGTATCCTGGCCACTCGCTGCATGATGCAGGCTGTCTACTTCTGCTCCGGAATGGACAGCGACTTCCACCATTATGGTCTGGCATCGCCCATCTACACCCACTTCACCTCGCCCATCAGGAG ATATGCTGACATTATAGTACACCGGCTGTTGGCGGTGGCCATTGGAGCGGACTGCACCGACCCGGACCTGCTGGACAAACATAAGCGGTCGGCTCTCTGCAACAACCTGAACTACAGGCATAAGATGGCTCAGTATGCCCAGCGGGCCTCTGTCGCACTCCACACTCAG CTGTTTTTCAAGAGCCGGGGTGTTCTGAACGAAGAGGGTTTCATCCTCTTTGTAAGGAAGAATGCCATCATTGTCCTCATCCCAAAGCTTGGGTTGGAGGGTACAGTCTTCTTCGAGAGCAAAGACAGGATCACGCCCCCTCTGACTTTTAACGAAGAG GGGCCCACGCTGACCGTACAGAACCACACATTTCACTTGTTTGACAGAGTGAAAGTAACCCTGAGTTTAGATTCGTCAAACATTCAACACCAGAAAATAAGAATGTCCATCATAGAGCCAGTG ATTCCAGGAGTCAGTGTTGATCCCCCTGAGATGGAGCCTCAGACGAAGAAAGCCAGGCTTGAGCACTGA